One Algoriphagus sp. Y33 genomic window, GTGGGACATATTCAATCCGAAAAAGCCGCCTTGGCAGCAGGGGTTTTGATGATATTGTTTCTTTTTGCAGGCAAATCAATTTTGAGTCTTTTCGGAATAGGTGTGGAGGATTTTGCGATTGCAGGTGCATTGATCATTTTTGCGATCGGAGCTGAAATGATCCTTGGGATCGAGCTTTTCAAATCGGATCCCGATGCCAAAGACAGTGCTTCCATTGTACCAATCGCTTTTCCATTGATTGCGGGCGCGGGAACATTGACTACGATTTTGACTCTGAAAGCTGAGTTTGCCCAGATTAACATTGCGATAGGAATCCTCCTAAATTTGATCTTGGTTTACATCGTGCTGAAAAGCACAGGCTGGCTGGAGCGAAAAATCGGCAAAACGGGTTTGGATGTCCTAAGAAGAATTTTTGGGATTATTTTGCTATCCATCGCAGTCAAGATTTTCAAGACAAATGCCTTTCCGGGCATAGAATCGGGGCTTTAAGCTGATTGTCTAGACGATTTTTAGTTAACTTTGTCCCATGATTTCCATTTACACTGACGGTGCAGCCAAAGGCAATCCTGGCCCGGGCGGCTATGGCGCTGTACTGAAATTCAATAAGCATCGAAAAGAACTTTCTGAAGGATTCCGCCTAACTACCAACAATCGCATGGAGCTCTTGGCTGTGATTCGTGCACTTCAGGCACTTACCACAGATGAGTTTCCTGTGCAGATCTATTCCGATAGCAAGTATGTGGTCGACTCTGTGGAAAAAGGCTGGATTTGGGGTTGGCAA contains:
- a CDS encoding MarC family protein is translated as MFDLKEILSVSLILFSVIDILGSIPIIVNLRQKVGHIQSEKAALAAGVLMILFLFAGKSILSLFGIGVEDFAIAGALIIFAIGAEMILGIELFKSDPDAKDSASIVPIAFPLIAGAGTLTTILTLKAEFAQINIAIGILLNLILVYIVLKSTGWLERKIGKTGLDVLRRIFGIILLSIAVKIFKTNAFPGIESGL
- the rnhA gene encoding ribonuclease HI; its protein translation is MISIYTDGAAKGNPGPGGYGAVLKFNKHRKELSEGFRLTTNNRMELLAVIRALQALTTDEFPVQIYSDSKYVVDSVEKGWIWGWQKKGFKDKKNPDLWLRYIPLHLKYKPKFIWVKGHAGNIENERCDVLAVQASEGFDLKVDTGYEASL